One window of the Triticum dicoccoides isolate Atlit2015 ecotype Zavitan chromosome 3B, WEW_v2.0, whole genome shotgun sequence genome contains the following:
- the LOC119281019 gene encoding uncharacterized protein LOC119281019: MAGKDVVPTATTQRKSVARRLWRVVRAVLYMLQRGVLPSGRKLAIDLGLLLRRGKKAGKALGGLGGLSSARSSSFSCRALDPALAVHEPSRSRREVEFSCSNTPFSAAARSRHHRGDEDTGYYYSYDAADIAKVFEMLNEGGHPFDDDALVMALATATPSPALWTSSASGAGHQPGTRQLRIADSPFSAPGNETPGEQQVDRKADEFIRRFYEQLRAQKSVAATPDNNGYAAGSYTGRSPRPVAAGTI; encoded by the coding sequence ATGGCTGGTAAGGACGTCGTGCCGACGGCGACCACCCAACGGAAGAGCGTGGCAAGGCGGCTGTGGCGCGTGGTGCGCGCCGTGCTCTACATGCTGCAGCGTGGGGTGCTGCCGTCCGGGCGCAAGCTGGCCATtgacctcggcctcctcctccgccgcggcaAGAAAGCCGGCAAGGCCCTCGGCGGCCTCGGCGGCCTTTCTTCGGCGAGGTCGTCGTCGTTCTCGTGCCGTGCACTCGACCCGGCCCTCGCGGTGCACGAGCCCTCGCGCagccgccgggaggtcgagttcagCTGCAGCAACACCCCTTTCTccgccgccgccaggagccgccACCACCGTGGCGACGAGGACACCGGATACTACTACAGCTACGACGCCGCCGACATCGCCAAGGTTTTCGAGATGCTCAACGAGGGCGGCCACCCCTTCGACGACGACGCGCTCGTGATGGCGCTGGCTACCGCGACGCCGTCGCCCGCTCTGTGGACTTCTTCCGCCTCCGGGGCCGGGCACCAGCCGGGGACGAGGCAGCTCCGCATCGCCGACTCGCCGTTCTCGGCGCCGGGCAACGAAACGCCTGGCGAGCAGCAGGTGGACAGGAAAGCCGACGAGTTCATCAGGAGGTTCTACGAGCAGCTGCGCGCCCAGAAGAGCGTCGCCGCCACGCCGGACAACAACGGTTACGCCGCCGGCTCGTACACCGGCCGTTCGCCACGTCCGGTCGCCGCTGGCACCATCTAG
- the LOC119275285 gene encoding probable glutathione S-transferase GSTU6, translating to MAEATGGGGSSTEEGLTLLGFWTSPFALRARFALNLKGVPYEYVEEDLFGERGKSQLLLASNPAHGGKVPVLIHGGRPVAESLVIVEYIDEAFLERLPRLLPPPDDPHGRAAARFWAAYVDQKLLPTWSPLYGGSTADERAGAAREVIAVLEAFEGELGDRDFFGGGGVGLVDVALGGFIGWLRASEAMCGVRTIDPARTPRLAAWAERFGALDGVREIVPEAAPLVEYNLMKRARRGLPYLPPHQTR from the coding sequence ATGGCGGAAGCCAccggaggcggcggcagcagcacggAGGAGGGGCTGACGCTGCTGGGGTTCTGGACGAGCCCGTTCGCGCTGCGGGCGCGGTTCGCGCTGAACCTCAAGGGCGTCCCCTACGAGTACGTGGAGGAGGACCTGTTCGGCGAGCGGGGCAAGAGCCAGCTCCTGCTCGCCTCCAACCCGGCCCACGGCGGGAAGGTGCCCGTGCTCATCCACGGCGGCCGCCCCgtcgccgagtcgctggtcatcgtGGAGTACATCGACGAGGCGTTCCTGGAGCGCCTCCCGCGCCTCCTGCCCCCACCCGACGACCCGcacggccgcgccgccgcccggttcTGGGCGGCCTACGTCGACCAGAAGCTGCTCCCCACGTGGTCCCCGCTCTACGGCGGGAGCACGGCCGATGAgcgggcgggggcggcgagggaggTCATCGCCGTGCTGGAGGCGTTCGAGGGGGAGCTCGGGGACAGGGACTTCTTCGGCGGGGGCGGCGTGGGGCTGGTGGACGTGGCGCTCGGCGGGTTCATCGGGTGGCTGCGCGCGTCCGAGGCCATGTGCGGCGTGCGGACCATCGACCCGGCCAGGACGCCGCGGCTGGCGGCGTGGGCGGAGCGGTTCGGGGCGCTGGACGGCGTGAGGGAGATCGTGCCGGAGGCGGCGCCGCTGGTGGAGTACAACCTCATGAAGCGGGCTCGCCGCGGCCTGCCGTATCTGCCGCCGCACCAGACGCGGTAA
- the LOC119275286 gene encoding peroxidase 25-like, with protein MVASEIATIFFLFNAVLRGSLVQSQGLQRGFYDSSCPDAEDVVRSTVEKYYNNGATIAPGLLRLHFHDCFVQGCDASVLISGASSERSAPQNFGLRGFEVIDDAKSQLESTCPGVVSCADILALAARDSVDLTGGPSWSVPLGRRDGRISSAADAKALPSPADPVSVQRQKFADQGMSDHDLVTLVGAHTIGKTDCAFIRYRLYNFTATGNADPSISPAFLPQLRSLCPPNGDPARRVALDRDGAGSFDAAFFKNVRDGNAALESDQRLWGDDATQGVVQKYAGNIRGLFGLRFTYEFPKAMVSLGGVAVKTGRQGEIRRKCSRFN; from the exons ATGGTAGCGTCAGAAATAGCAACCATTTTCTTTCTGTTCAATGCTGTGCTGAGAGGCTCTTTGGTCCAAAGCCAAGGGCTGCAGAGAGGATTCTACGACTCCAGCTGCCCTGATGCGGAGGACGTCGTGAGGTCTACTGTCGAGAAGTACTACAACAACGGTGCCACCATTGCCCCAGGCTTGCTCAGGCTGCACTTCCATGACTGCTTTGTCCAA GGTTGTGATGCCTCTGTTTTGATTTCTGGAGCATCATCCGAGAGGAGTGCACCGCAGAATTTCGGTCTCAGGGGATTCGAGGTGATAGACGACGCCAAGTCCCAGCTGGAATCAACGTGCCCTGGGGTGGTATCCTGCGCCGACATACTGGCCCTCGCTGCACGTGATTCCGTTGATCTG ACCGGCGGGCCAAGCTGGTCAGTGCCTCTGGGACGAAGAGATGGGAGGATCTCATCAGCTGCAGACGCCAAGGCCCTGCCGTCTCCGGCCGACCCTGTGTCCGTCCAGCGCCAGAAGTTCGCAGACCAGGGCATGTCCGACCACGATCTCGTCACACTAGTCG GCGCGCACACGATCGGGAAGACGGACTGCGCGTTCATCCGGTACCGGCTGTACAACTTCACGGCGACAGGGAACGCGGACCCGTCGATCAGCCCGGCATTCCTGCCGCAGCTGCGATCGCTGTGCCCGCCGAACGGCGACCCGGCGCGGCGGGTGGCGCTGGACAGGGACGGCGCGGGGTCGTTCGACGCGGCCTTCTTCAAGAACGTGAGGGACGGCAACGCCGCGCTGGAGTCGGACCAGCGGCTGTGGGGCGACGACGCGACGCAGGGGGTGGTGCAGAAGTACGCCGGCAACATCCGGGGGCTCTTCGGGCTGCGCTTCACCTACGAGTTCCCCAAGGCCATGGTCAGCCTGGGCGGCGTCGCCGTCAAGACCGGCAGGCAGGGCGAGATCAGGAGAAAGTGCTCCAGGTTCAACTGA